The proteins below come from a single Desulfovibrio inopinatus DSM 10711 genomic window:
- a CDS encoding DUF1127 domain-containing protein, with translation MKSIQQCCCRPVTALSPHRTPRISTMFHRWISWFRQYVVFIQSKRDEYILRQELSGMSDFILRDIGMSRDCIHRSDGEEGYE, from the coding sequence ATGAAGAGTATACAACAGTGTTGCTGTCGACCAGTTACGGCGTTATCGCCCCATCGTACCCCGCGTATCTCGACAATGTTTCATCGCTGGATATCCTGGTTTCGACAGTATGTCGTCTTCATCCAAAGCAAGCGAGATGAATATATTTTACGTCAAGAGCTTTCCGGTATGTCTGACTTTATTCTCCGTGATATTGGTATGTCGCGAGATTGCATTCATCGAAGTGATGGCGAAGAAGGTTATGAATAG
- a CDS encoding MarR family winged helix-turn-helix transcriptional regulator — protein MDEAVSAMRRFNRFYTRFLGLLRDTLADSPVTLSEWRFLFEINETPGLTATNLMDRLLLDRGYVSRTLARLQRRGLVDRRESDTDRREKTLWLTSKGCTVMSEVDVSIDQQMIDALGRLDPSGKVRLLQAMNDIELLLSS, from the coding sequence ATGGATGAAGCTGTATCGGCCATGCGTCGATTCAACAGATTTTATACTCGTTTTCTCGGATTATTACGCGATACCCTCGCCGACAGTCCTGTCACCTTGTCCGAATGGCGATTTCTCTTTGAGATCAATGAGACACCGGGCTTGACCGCTACCAACCTTATGGATCGTCTTTTACTTGACCGTGGATATGTAAGTCGGACACTGGCGCGTCTTCAACGTCGGGGACTTGTTGATCGACGCGAGTCCGATACGGATCGGCGTGAAAAAACACTTTGGTTGACATCCAAAGGCTGTACAGTCATGTCGGAAGTTGATGTCTCCATAGATCAGCAAATGATAGATGCATTGGGCCGACTTGATCCCTCCGGCAAAGTCCGTTTGCTTCAAGCCATGAATGATATCGAATTACTGCTTTCGTCGTAG
- a CDS encoding sensor domain-containing diguanylate cyclase: MDISQQRRGNPLKKLDTAFLLFLLIGAFLSGVMFLVYEWEHENALVRLKLREQLDISSWSKDISSSFSAVIADVLFLSELSDLKTYLADPSPANQTFLEDDFTAFSDFHDTYDQVRLIDQTGMERVRINRTVTGPVAVPLIEMQSKADRYYFKDALILSRLEVFVSPLDLNIEHGRIEEPFKPMIRFGTPVFDRNGVKRGVVLVNYIADNMLNALRRTSTLGPGQAMLINRDGFWLLAPDPDDEWGFMLPSRVEKRFSNRYPDLWEMIQTEQSGQISTDEGLFTFTTVYPLRGRFISSSSGAASPTGDSSMTLTADEYVWKIVSFVSQSHLEEISNRFIGTIFLIGAGLFVGAAVLAWYFSSIVFRHCFCTYDILQASQFDSLTGLPDRPFFSEQLRQAHAHAVKSLAGFALFDIDIDSFETVNETSGQDIADKLLNEVAVRLSRSVRPVDTLGRIGGDEFGVIVPRQQDEKILAEFAQNILDVFRVPFALGDREIHLSASIGIAIYPRDAEAMNDLFAHARQALSEAKTMGNCYRFFSW; the protein is encoded by the coding sequence GTGGATATAAGCCAACAACGAAGAGGCAATCCTCTAAAAAAACTGGACACGGCATTCCTCCTTTTTCTCTTGATCGGAGCGTTTCTCTCAGGCGTGATGTTTCTCGTCTATGAATGGGAGCATGAAAACGCCCTGGTTCGTCTCAAACTCCGAGAGCAACTCGATATTTCCAGTTGGTCCAAAGATATTAGCTCAAGCTTTAGTGCTGTTATTGCAGATGTCCTTTTCCTGTCGGAGTTAAGCGATCTCAAAACATATTTAGCGGACCCTTCTCCTGCCAACCAAACTTTTTTGGAAGACGACTTCACGGCATTTTCCGACTTCCACGACACCTACGACCAAGTCCGGCTCATTGATCAAACCGGCATGGAACGCGTGCGCATCAACAGAACCGTCACAGGGCCTGTCGCCGTACCACTCATTGAAATGCAGTCCAAAGCCGATCGATATTACTTCAAAGATGCACTGATCTTAAGCCGGCTCGAAGTGTTTGTCTCGCCACTCGACCTGAATATCGAACATGGACGAATTGAAGAACCGTTCAAACCGATGATCCGTTTCGGAACGCCTGTGTTTGATCGCAACGGCGTGAAGCGCGGAGTGGTTTTAGTCAACTACATCGCCGATAATATGCTTAATGCACTTCGGCGTACCTCGACGCTTGGACCGGGACAAGCCATGCTTATCAATCGCGACGGGTTTTGGTTGCTTGCTCCCGATCCCGATGACGAATGGGGATTTATGTTGCCAAGCCGAGTTGAGAAACGTTTCAGCAACAGATACCCTGATCTGTGGGAGATGATTCAAACGGAACAATCCGGCCAAATATCGACTGACGAAGGCCTTTTTACCTTTACAACCGTTTATCCGCTTCGCGGTCGCTTTATATCGAGTTCTTCAGGAGCAGCATCCCCAACCGGGGACAGTTCGATGACACTGACAGCAGATGAGTATGTATGGAAGATCGTTTCCTTTGTTTCCCAAAGTCATCTTGAGGAAATATCAAATCGCTTTATAGGAACGATCTTTTTGATTGGAGCCGGCCTGTTTGTTGGAGCTGCCGTCCTTGCCTGGTACTTTTCGAGCATAGTATTTCGACACTGTTTTTGCACCTATGATATTCTTCAAGCATCACAATTTGATAGTCTCACAGGCTTGCCTGATCGACCGTTTTTTTCCGAACAATTGCGTCAAGCCCACGCACATGCCGTCAAGTCGCTTGCTGGCTTCGCACTCTTCGATATTGATATCGACAGTTTTGAGACCGTTAATGAGACCTCGGGACAGGACATTGCAGACAAGCTGCTCAATGAAGTCGCTGTTCGCCTTTCTCGGAGTGTCCGCCCGGTCGATACATTGGGACGTATCGGAGGCGATGAGTTCGGTGTGATCGTTCCCAGACAGCAAGACGAAAAAATTCTTGCCGAATTCGCCCAAAACATTCTCGACGTCTTCAGAGTTCCTTTTGCTCTTGGCGATCGAGAAATTCATCTCTCTGCCAGCATCGGCATCGCGATATATCCACGTGATGCCGAAGCGATGAACGACCTTTTCGCACACGCCCGACAGGCATTGTCCGAAGCCAAAACAATGGGAAATTGCTATCGTTTCTTCAGTTGGTAG
- a CDS encoding MASE3 domain-containing protein yields the protein MSRYDVSTETTLRTTLLVFVFSLPFFFALSKTNYLFFHSFTELTSVAISWGIFFIMLAAGRIHQCTGFLTIIGVASFFVGSVDVLHTLAYKGMAIVGDGQPNLPTQLWIAARILQALSIFVSLLMVRRRVSLLLVVGLCTLCTGGLLGAIVGGVFPDCYLVQTGLTEFNIAAEIVICCVMVLSAMLLHRYRSEFSDVVYYPLLASLLVTIMQESAFSLYVDVYGLFNFLGHCFKVLSCYLLFEAMVRYAIIEPNQLLFRRVWQAEEATLEAKLQLENNVEKSAGILRDRNQELIREVATREDALRQVKESRARLSLALSAAKAGVWSWDVKSGMVVFDQRMAEIMGVDAHAFDGQMKTWRECLLPADVEKFVAFSMEALQNHDAREIEFRVPIKDTMRIVRCSAVVVRDSENWPIRMNGMCMDITEYSQPTPTPDRAALCDKALAELSLAFIEPRPDMSAVVSQLLQRMLVLTESRHGYISTKYVGSDGNVLHSLSTMSPEGQCQIKEHSFVLAQKESEYRSLWGYSLKIRKAFYTNHPHDYVASRGVPVGHIPISRFLSVPLFLDGDLVGQIALINFTRDFHDDDIETMQPLAEMFCQLLRHHRVPCVQGADAEWEPSGG from the coding sequence ATGTCGCGATACGATGTGTCTACAGAAACCACACTGCGAACGACGCTTCTTGTTTTTGTATTCAGTTTGCCGTTCTTTTTCGCCTTGAGCAAGACGAATTATCTCTTTTTTCACTCTTTCACCGAATTGACCAGTGTCGCTATCTCGTGGGGAATCTTCTTTATCATGTTGGCTGCAGGCCGTATTCATCAATGTACGGGATTTTTGACTATTATCGGTGTTGCGAGTTTCTTTGTTGGCTCAGTCGATGTGCTCCATACACTTGCGTATAAAGGGATGGCGATTGTTGGCGATGGACAACCCAACCTCCCGACACAACTTTGGATCGCCGCCAGAATTCTCCAGGCTCTTTCCATCTTCGTCAGCTTATTGATGGTGAGGCGGCGCGTTTCGCTTCTCCTCGTTGTTGGGCTGTGTACTCTTTGTACAGGAGGACTCCTTGGAGCCATCGTTGGAGGTGTTTTCCCGGACTGCTACCTTGTGCAAACAGGCTTAACCGAATTCAATATTGCGGCTGAAATAGTGATTTGTTGCGTAATGGTTCTCTCCGCGATGCTTTTACATCGATACCGATCCGAGTTTTCCGATGTTGTCTATTATCCCTTGTTGGCATCGCTGTTAGTGACCATTATGCAGGAATCTGCATTCTCGTTATATGTCGATGTGTATGGTCTTTTCAATTTTTTGGGGCATTGCTTCAAAGTCCTTTCGTGTTATCTCCTTTTTGAAGCAATGGTACGATATGCGATTATCGAACCCAACCAACTGCTTTTTCGTCGTGTATGGCAAGCTGAAGAAGCCACGCTTGAAGCAAAATTACAACTTGAGAATAATGTAGAAAAGAGTGCAGGTATCCTGCGTGACCGTAATCAAGAATTGATACGGGAAGTTGCGACGCGTGAAGATGCATTGCGTCAGGTCAAAGAGAGTCGTGCTCGTCTGAGCCTGGCTCTTTCAGCAGCGAAAGCCGGCGTGTGGAGTTGGGATGTCAAATCGGGCATGGTTGTGTTTGATCAGCGTATGGCCGAGATCATGGGTGTCGATGCGCATGCCTTTGATGGTCAAATGAAGACGTGGCGGGAGTGTCTTCTGCCAGCCGATGTCGAAAAATTCGTCGCTTTTTCGATGGAGGCGTTGCAGAACCACGATGCCCGCGAAATTGAGTTCCGGGTTCCAATCAAAGACACAATGCGTATCGTTCGTTGTAGCGCCGTGGTCGTTCGGGACAGCGAAAATTGGCCCATCCGTATGAATGGGATGTGTATGGATATTACGGAGTATAGCCAGCCAACACCGACACCCGATCGAGCGGCACTTTGTGATAAGGCTCTTGCTGAGTTATCGTTGGCGTTTATTGAGCCTCGACCCGATATGAGTGCCGTGGTCTCCCAACTTCTTCAGCGCATGCTTGTGCTAACAGAAAGTCGGCATGGTTATATCTCGACGAAGTATGTGGGATCTGACGGGAACGTTCTCCACAGTCTGTCAACGATGTCTCCCGAAGGGCAATGTCAGATTAAAGAGCATTCTTTTGTCCTTGCTCAAAAAGAAAGCGAATATCGAAGTCTTTGGGGATACAGTCTGAAAATTAGAAAAGCATTTTATACCAATCATCCTCACGACTATGTGGCATCCCGGGGGGTTCCGGTAGGGCATATTCCCATTTCCAGATTTCTTAGCGTCCCCTTGTTCCTTGATGGAGACCTTGTTGGGCAAATTGCCTTGATCAATTTTACACGTGACTTTCACGATGATGATATTGAAACGATGCAGCCTTTAGCAGAGATGTTCTGCCAGCTTCTTCGTCATCATCGCGTACCATGCGTTCAGGGTGCGGACGCAGAGTGGGAGCCTTCCGGCGGGTAG
- a CDS encoding ABC transporter ATP-binding protein, with protein sequence MDKRVVIKGIGVKKSYLTGEVVTEVLRGVNFEIVAGDLTVILGASGSGKTTLLNLIGGIDQPTEGQILFNGEDISQFSERRLTDHRRNRVGFVFQFYNLVPTLTALENVLAGAEIVNNAMDPRQALEMVGLGDRENFFPAQLSGGQQQRVSIARALAKRPEVMFCDEPTGALDASTGRLVLDLLCDLNTKTGTSIVIVTHATPIAKLAHHVLHLQPDHITCTTNTDRLSVKDIAW encoded by the coding sequence ATGGATAAACGTGTTGTCATCAAGGGAATAGGGGTTAAGAAATCCTATCTCACGGGAGAGGTCGTGACCGAGGTTCTCCGTGGGGTGAATTTTGAAATCGTCGCAGGAGACCTTACGGTTATTCTTGGTGCTTCCGGCTCAGGGAAGACCACCCTATTGAATCTTATCGGCGGCATAGATCAACCAACGGAAGGTCAGATTCTTTTCAACGGCGAGGATATTTCTCAATTCAGCGAGCGCCGTCTCACCGATCATCGACGCAATCGCGTCGGTTTTGTCTTTCAATTTTATAATCTGGTTCCTACCCTGACAGCCTTGGAAAATGTCCTGGCTGGCGCCGAAATCGTCAATAATGCGATGGATCCGAGACAGGCTTTGGAGATGGTTGGATTAGGCGATAGGGAAAATTTTTTCCCGGCGCAACTGTCTGGTGGTCAACAACAGCGTGTGTCTATTGCTCGCGCTTTGGCAAAGCGGCCTGAAGTTATGTTTTGTGATGAACCCACCGGTGCGCTAGATGCTTCGACCGGGCGACTTGTGCTCGACCTGCTCTGCGATCTGAATACAAAAACCGGTACGTCCATTGTTATTGTCACGCACGCCACGCCCATTGCCAAGTTAGCCCATCATGTCCTGCACCTTCAACCGGACCACATAACCTGCACCACAAATACCGATCGATTATCGGTTAAGGACATTGCCTGGTGA
- a CDS encoding sigma-54-dependent transcriptional regulator, producing MGNVLIIDDDQKIGAALSRVVSRLGHYATAVNTLAEGRHQAGRGGYDIVFLDVRMPDGNGLDAIGDLQQSPSSPEIVVITGWGDPDGAEQAMRRGAWDYIEKPPSLKTMSQTLSRALAYRQSQSSPDPWAFKWDGIPGENPKRIKCLHVAAKTAKSDANTLIIGETGTGKELLARAIHQNSPRADHAFVVVDCASLPETIVESVLFGNVKGAYTGADRQRDGLLLQAQDGTLFLDEIGELPLNVQKTFLRVLQERMVRPVGGSTERPCRFRLVAATNRDLDAMVDAGLFRQDLLFRLRGAVIELPTLAEHKNDILLFANYYVRQFCERQGLPVKTFSEDFTTALLAYPWPGNIRELVNTFDGVVALAAESPELYPIHLPVHIRVRVARSQVGERETGPEIVPETTRTASPAPLISPGSAVVDGPDLAMTLPTIKTFRREQDAVYLKRLVDLCRGDVKSAMSMSGLSRSRLYALLKEHDMRLGIPENGVSSSEH from the coding sequence ATGGGGAATGTGCTGATTATTGACGACGATCAAAAGATCGGGGCTGCGTTGAGCCGAGTGGTGTCCCGACTCGGACATTACGCCACAGCCGTGAATACACTGGCCGAAGGTCGACACCAAGCCGGGCGTGGTGGATACGATATTGTCTTTCTCGATGTTCGGATGCCCGATGGAAATGGATTGGATGCCATTGGCGACCTTCAACAAAGTCCGTCGTCTCCTGAAATCGTCGTGATTACAGGCTGGGGCGATCCTGACGGTGCCGAACAGGCCATGCGTCGTGGTGCCTGGGATTATATTGAGAAGCCGCCGTCGCTCAAGACCATGTCCCAAACGTTGTCACGTGCCTTGGCATATCGTCAAAGCCAATCATCTCCGGACCCGTGGGCTTTTAAATGGGACGGGATACCGGGCGAGAACCCCAAGCGTATCAAATGTCTCCATGTTGCTGCAAAAACGGCGAAATCCGATGCCAATACCCTGATTATCGGTGAGACCGGGACGGGCAAAGAGCTTTTGGCCCGGGCGATTCATCAAAACAGTCCACGTGCTGACCATGCGTTCGTTGTCGTTGATTGTGCCTCATTGCCGGAAACGATTGTGGAAAGTGTTTTATTCGGTAACGTCAAGGGAGCATATACCGGAGCTGACAGGCAACGTGACGGCTTGCTGCTCCAAGCACAAGACGGAACATTGTTTTTGGATGAAATCGGAGAACTGCCACTCAACGTCCAAAAGACTTTTCTGCGTGTTCTGCAGGAGCGAATGGTGCGTCCGGTTGGTGGGTCGACGGAGCGACCATGTCGTTTCAGGCTGGTGGCGGCCACGAATCGCGACCTTGATGCCATGGTCGATGCCGGGTTGTTTCGTCAGGATTTGCTTTTTCGGTTACGGGGTGCCGTCATTGAACTTCCCACGTTGGCCGAACATAAAAACGATATCCTTCTGTTCGCCAATTACTATGTCCGCCAGTTCTGTGAACGTCAGGGCCTTCCCGTTAAAACCTTTTCCGAAGATTTTACCACCGCGTTGCTTGCCTATCCCTGGCCGGGGAATATTCGCGAACTCGTGAATACGTTTGATGGGGTGGTGGCCCTTGCCGCTGAATCCCCGGAGCTCTACCCGATTCACCTGCCCGTTCATATTCGAGTCCGAGTTGCCCGCTCACAAGTCGGAGAACGCGAAACAGGACCGGAAATCGTGCCCGAGACGACACGAACAGCATCTCCTGCACCCTTGATTTCACCTGGTTCTGCAGTTGTCGATGGTCCCGATCTTGCCATGACACTCCCGACCATCAAGACGTTCCGTCGAGAGCAGGATGCCGTCTATCTTAAACGGCTTGTGGATCTCTGCCGAGGCGATGTCAAATCGGCAATGTCCATGTCGGGGTTGTCTCGTTCGCGTTTATATGCACTGTTGAAAGAGCATGATATGCGATTGGGAATTCCCGAAAACGGCGTTTCGTCCTCCGAACATTAA
- a CDS encoding LysR substrate-binding domain-containing protein, which yields MHLPIESLRTFAAIVDAGGFTRAAVTVNRTQSAVSMQIKRLEEEIGHALFVRDGKSVTLSAEGELLLGYARRLVRLHDEAGEAIARPRLDGLVRLGAPEEFVARILPKVLSRFSAYHPGVRVDVFSQASKELLARLEAGDLDVAVCTLDEPGAVRTALPTEIIRLEPVVWVTSAVHDVHEHDPLPLALFHEGCAFRRWAEQTLARAGRDYRIAYVSASIGSLIAAVSAGLAVAPFGLSHIPEGLRILGEADGFPGLPVAAVTLHKVRGPRSEAVDALAQTVARAFAEKRDGFPSCAA from the coding sequence ATGCATCTTCCCATTGAATCCTTGCGTACCTTTGCGGCAATTGTCGACGCCGGTGGATTTACTCGCGCAGCGGTCACCGTAAACCGAACGCAATCGGCCGTATCCATGCAAATAAAGCGTTTGGAAGAAGAGATAGGGCACGCATTGTTTGTGCGGGATGGAAAAAGCGTCACGCTGTCGGCGGAAGGCGAATTGTTGTTGGGGTATGCTCGACGTCTTGTCCGACTACATGATGAGGCTGGCGAAGCAATAGCTCGGCCACGTTTGGACGGATTGGTTCGACTCGGTGCGCCGGAAGAATTTGTTGCGCGGATCTTACCGAAGGTGTTGAGTCGATTTTCTGCGTATCATCCCGGTGTGCGGGTCGACGTGTTCAGTCAAGCGAGTAAAGAGCTTCTGGCTCGACTCGAAGCGGGAGATCTTGATGTTGCGGTGTGTACGCTTGATGAACCGGGGGCGGTTCGCACCGCATTGCCTACGGAAATCATTCGACTCGAACCTGTTGTATGGGTGACATCTGCGGTGCACGATGTGCATGAACACGACCCACTTCCGCTCGCACTGTTTCATGAAGGATGTGCGTTTCGACGCTGGGCCGAACAGACTTTGGCGCGGGCAGGCCGCGATTATCGTATTGCGTATGTGAGTGCGAGTATTGGCAGCCTCATTGCCGCCGTGAGTGCTGGATTGGCGGTGGCACCATTCGGGTTGAGTCATATCCCCGAAGGGTTGCGCATTTTGGGTGAAGCGGACGGTTTTCCGGGATTACCCGTTGCCGCCGTGACGCTGCATAAAGTGCGTGGTCCGAGGTCTGAAGCCGTTGATGCTTTGGCTCAGACCGTGGCACGGGCTTTTGCTGAAAAAAGGGACGGTTTCCCAAGCTGTGCTGCATAA
- a CDS encoding ABC transporter substrate binding protein, translating to MSTKHIVKFVVRCLVLCSLVWLAACGSDEPPAQDAVFIGIVAPQVGLDETLRSLQFRLKDDGLTNQDTVRIHVIEPTAENIQSLIEERPQLIISFFTRPTHLVLEKLSQAGVNIPVLFGAVSDPVSSKFVDNPDKPTLATGVSVGDWQGRSLSRVTALFPRVHRVVIPIKAHDKETQSEFAIMEEASDVAGVSLDTIRYTQRHGLLSILKRIPRKTQFIWILRASQNDSGREKLIAQAISQEIGLFGPQTDWCTAGALVCVAPDPSLLGQQMAEMAVQVLGGKPISEIPVEPVRLFAVVNADTARRIGISVTPEVRNQADLIIE from the coding sequence ATGAGCACAAAACATATTGTAAAATTTGTCGTCCGATGTCTTGTACTGTGTAGTCTTGTCTGGCTTGCCGCTTGTGGGAGTGATGAACCGCCGGCTCAGGACGCTGTTTTCATTGGCATTGTCGCTCCGCAGGTTGGTCTTGATGAAACATTACGTTCTCTACAGTTTCGTCTTAAGGATGATGGTTTAACGAATCAGGATACCGTCCGTATTCATGTAATTGAACCGACAGCCGAGAATATTCAGTCATTGATTGAAGAACGACCGCAACTCATTATCTCGTTTTTTACACGTCCAACGCATCTCGTTCTCGAAAAACTGTCTCAGGCTGGGGTGAACATCCCCGTGCTGTTTGGTGCGGTTTCGGATCCTGTATCGAGCAAATTCGTTGATAATCCCGATAAACCGACTCTGGCTACCGGGGTTTCCGTTGGAGATTGGCAAGGTCGGTCGTTATCCCGGGTGACAGCCCTATTTCCCCGCGTACATCGAGTCGTTATTCCAATAAAGGCGCATGACAAAGAAACGCAGTCCGAGTTCGCCATTATGGAGGAAGCATCGGATGTGGCCGGTGTGTCTTTGGATACGATTCGTTATACACAACGTCATGGTTTATTGAGCATTCTCAAACGAATTCCGCGCAAGACGCAATTTATTTGGATTTTGCGCGCATCACAAAATGATTCCGGTCGAGAAAAGCTGATTGCGCAAGCCATATCTCAGGAAATTGGGCTTTTTGGACCGCAGACGGATTGGTGTACGGCTGGTGCGTTGGTTTGTGTTGCGCCTGACCCGAGTTTGCTCGGTCAGCAAATGGCTGAGATGGCCGTCCAAGTCTTGGGTGGAAAGCCGATTTCTGAAATTCCCGTGGAGCCGGTCCGGTTGTTTGCTGTTGTCAATGCCGATACCGCGCGGCGCATTGGTATTTCCGTCACGCCTGAAGTCCGCAATCAGGCTGATCTTATTATCGAATAA
- a CDS encoding ABC transporter permease — translation MSVLETKLRRDLFDQKGMLLAIAAIVAVGVACLVGLQGVSTNLIAAKSSLYATCRMADFWVDLKKAPVAELTSLAQIDGITEMRSLISAPVMVDFDEVDRPLSGLLLSMPESPEPVINGLVMMSGGYFTDARDDEVIVNSDFARARHLAAGDILPLVIHGQRKELHVVGTAISSEFTYLMPPGSIVPEPADFGVFYVKRRFAEDMLDFGGAANTVVGRLTPQARALPETVLATLEQRLAEYGVFAVTPLAQQSSNLALDSELGGLASMATMMPLIFLSVAALVLNVLMTRLTEKQRMIVGALKALGYTNGVLFRHYLAMAVIVSMVGAILGVVMGYGIAAYMTEFYQSFFTFPDLHNTFYPGVAIISVVVSACFGILGAWRGVKKVAGLSPAEAMHDAPPMSGGRILLERLPWVWLRLSFRSQLVLRNIFRNPIRSLVAVFAAAMGSAMLVATFGTLDALQYMVEFQFNKVLLADYTLAFRDERDGGAVFEAQRMPGIVRAEPVFNVPCTFVSENHTKKGLIQGIVNNATMTVPRNERGEAVRVPSTGLLMTRRLADILHITQGGSVLVVPTKGEQRPVRVPVVGVIDSMFGLSVYADFDYLNELVDERDAVSMVQLAADQTAAEKRAFTINLKRYPTLEGFGDVAAQKESMKNDFVAKMGAMSYPMIFFGAVIFFGSILNGSLIALVERRREIATYRVLGYRPFEVGNLFLRENLLLNMTGTLLGLAPGYALLSGLASQYTNNLYRFPVVMTTGSWIWCIGLAVIFVFISQIIIQRAVFTMHWQDALAMKE, via the coding sequence GTGAGCGTTCTTGAAACCAAATTGCGCCGCGACCTCTTTGATCAAAAGGGAATGTTGCTTGCCATTGCTGCTATTGTGGCTGTTGGTGTCGCTTGTCTCGTCGGCCTACAGGGTGTGAGCACGAATCTCATTGCGGCAAAGTCATCGCTTTACGCGACATGTCGCATGGCAGATTTTTGGGTTGATTTGAAAAAAGCACCTGTTGCGGAGCTGACAAGTCTTGCTCAGATAGACGGCATCACCGAGATGCGAAGTTTGATCAGCGCGCCGGTGATGGTCGATTTCGACGAGGTGGATCGTCCGCTATCCGGCCTCTTACTCTCTATGCCCGAATCGCCCGAGCCGGTCATCAATGGGTTGGTCATGATGTCGGGCGGATATTTTACAGATGCCCGTGATGACGAAGTCATTGTGAATTCAGATTTTGCTCGTGCTCGGCATCTCGCCGCAGGGGATATCCTCCCGCTTGTCATCCATGGCCAACGCAAGGAATTGCATGTTGTCGGTACAGCGATTTCTTCCGAATTCACCTACCTTATGCCGCCTGGAAGCATTGTGCCCGAGCCGGCGGATTTCGGCGTATTTTATGTGAAACGCCGATTTGCCGAGGATATGCTTGATTTTGGAGGCGCGGCCAACACCGTTGTCGGTCGCCTCACTCCCCAAGCGAGAGCACTTCCCGAAACGGTGTTGGCGACTTTGGAACAACGTCTTGCCGAATACGGAGTCTTCGCTGTGACTCCACTTGCTCAGCAATCATCGAATCTGGCTTTAGACTCCGAACTCGGCGGCCTGGCCTCCATGGCGACGATGATGCCACTCATTTTCTTGTCCGTGGCAGCGTTGGTCCTGAATGTGCTTATGACGCGCCTCACCGAGAAGCAACGCATGATCGTTGGAGCGCTTAAGGCTTTGGGGTATACCAATGGTGTACTCTTCAGGCATTATCTTGCCATGGCCGTTATTGTTTCTATGGTCGGAGCCATTCTCGGTGTGGTGATGGGGTATGGTATTGCCGCGTATATGACGGAGTTTTATCAGTCGTTTTTCACCTTCCCCGACCTGCACAACACGTTTTATCCGGGAGTGGCAATAATTTCCGTTGTCGTGTCGGCGTGTTTCGGTATCCTCGGTGCGTGGCGTGGGGTGAAGAAAGTTGCAGGACTCAGCCCTGCCGAAGCCATGCATGATGCCCCGCCCATGTCCGGAGGGCGGATTCTGCTCGAACGCCTCCCGTGGGTATGGCTGCGTTTGTCGTTTCGCAGTCAGCTTGTTCTGAGGAATATTTTTCGCAATCCTATCCGGTCGCTGGTTGCCGTGTTTGCCGCAGCAATGGGGTCAGCCATGCTTGTGGCCACATTCGGCACCTTGGATGCTTTACAGTACATGGTTGAATTTCAATTCAACAAGGTGCTTCTCGCTGACTATACCCTGGCCTTTCGCGACGAACGCGATGGGGGAGCCGTTTTTGAAGCGCAGCGCATGCCGGGGATTGTTCGGGCTGAGCCTGTATTCAATGTACCATGCACGTTTGTGTCAGAGAATCACACGAAGAAAGGTCTTATTCAGGGTATTGTAAATAATGCCACCATGACCGTGCCACGCAACGAACGCGGCGAGGCCGTGCGTGTGCCGTCAACCGGTCTGCTCATGACGCGTCGATTGGCCGATATTCTCCATATTACGCAGGGAGGTAGTGTTCTCGTTGTCCCGACCAAAGGAGAACAACGGCCGGTTCGTGTTCCCGTTGTCGGCGTGATCGATTCTATGTTTGGGCTTTCTGTCTATGCTGATTTTGACTATCTTAATGAGCTGGTCGATGAACGGGATGCGGTCTCCATGGTACAACTCGCCGCTGACCAGACAGCGGCAGAGAAGCGGGCTTTTACCATTAATCTCAAACGATACCCGACATTGGAAGGTTTTGGCGATGTGGCCGCCCAAAAAGAGAGCATGAAAAACGATTTCGTCGCCAAAATGGGGGCCATGTCTTACCCCATGATTTTTTTCGGGGCGGTTATTTTCTTTGGGTCCATACTCAATGGTTCGCTTATCGCGTTGGTGGAACGTCGGCGTGAAATTGCGACTTACCGTGTGCTCGGCTATCGTCCTTTCGAAGTGGGGAACCTGTTTCTTCGTGAAAATCTCTTGCTCAATATGACAGGGACGTTGTTAGGACTTGCTCCTGGCTATGCGTTGCTTTCCGGTTTGGCCAGCCAATATACGAATAATTTGTATCGATTTCCCGTCGTCATGACCACGGGAAGTTGGATATGGTGCATTGGCTTAGCTGTGATCTTTGTCTTCATCTCCCAGATCATCATTCAACGTGCCGTCTTCACCATGCACTGGCAAGACGCCCTCGCCATGAAAGAATAG